From one Gossypium hirsutum isolate 1008001.06 chromosome D08, Gossypium_hirsutum_v2.1, whole genome shotgun sequence genomic stretch:
- the LOC107937445 gene encoding uncharacterized protein isoform X2, with protein sequence MAFHVACPITCRRICFCSLGFPRNLHSPDSKHDFLQELIRVEAFLKDPLGVTVSRERTVQVRVPKVTPVPAGDGGDGVDAVEDSASVLAAQSKRLVLQRKAAAEVYARKVELGDIAVASIDSALQEQGQSNKNVTCHMCFSGENEGSERARRMLACRNCGKKYHRSCLKSWVQHRDLIHWSSWTCPYCRTCEVCRSTGDPTKLMFCKRCDDAYHCYCQHPSHKNVTSGPYLCPKHTKCHSCGSNVPGNGSSVRWFLEYTCCDACGRLFVKGNYCPVCLKVYRESESTPMVCCDVCQRWVHCECDGISDEKYLQFQVDANLQYKCAACRRECYQVTDLEDAVQELWKRRDRTDQDLIASLRAAAGLPTQEEIFSISPYSDDEENGPVMFKKELVRSPKFSLKGIADKPLKKNREYGKESSSKKYLKKKTYQASLISKGESQLSFEGNQDIQSQGYSASEYRIDEVAIQRDEGQNITSPGTETCSTNQPGILKNKLVDEVMVSDEDRKSRVLKIKSNKPLDLDSGDDKHDSKSNTLKAKKLVINLGSRKINVTNSPKPDASNCQRERDVISYNGVQDANQQSYKFMLDTHDNTAKSGDGYKVYQSKSRRVKIAGKEGNVIKFGNIKPESPELGPKVGAASSSDGYEIGPLEQPRVASGKGSIDVTRLDAAPSGEASILRGGKVMLRKWLEDRADTNGESNEDFGHTPVLKSFPKDSKLSLKFKLKKPDLENQNSKVHPVEEKSSIKGQRSKRQRPSTFVEKSLFNVDEDLDVTHTHQNSIMDGMMDANWILKKLGKDAIGKKVEIHHASDNSWHKGAVHDIIEDTSTVSVMLDDGRVKSLELGKQGIRFVLQKQKRSKF encoded by the exons ATGGCCTTTCACGTAGCTTGCCCAATTACATG TCGGCGAATTTGCTTTTGTTCGCTAGGGTTTCCTCGGAATCTCCATTCTCCCGATTCCAAGCATGACTTCTTGCAGGAACTGATTCGGGTAGAGGCGTTTTTGAAAGATCCATTGGGCGTTACGGTTTCTCGAGAAAGGACTGTGCAGGTTCGCGTACCGAAAGTAACGCCGGTTCCGGCTGGGGATGGAGGAGATGGCGTTGATGCCGTGGAGGATTCGGCCTCGGTTTTGGCGGCTCAGTCAAAGCGGCTCGTGCTTCAGAGAAAAGCTGCTGCTGAGGTTTATGCTAGGAAGGTTGAGCTGGGTGATATTGCG GTTGCATCAATAGATTCTGCTCTACAAGAGCAAGGCCAGTCAAACAAAAATGTAACTTGTCACATGTGCTTTTCGGGTGAAAATGAAGGAAGTGAGAGGGCAAGAAGGATGCTCGCATGTCGAAATTGTGGCAAGAAGTACCATAGAAGCTGCTTGAAATCTTGGGTTCAACATAGAG ATTTGATTCATTGGAGTTCCTGGACTTGCCCCTATTGTCGAACCTGTGAG GTGTGCCGAAGTACTGGAGATCCAACTAAGCTCATGTTTTGCAAAAGGTGTGATGATGCATACCATTGCTATTGTCAACATCCATCACACAAG AATGTTACCTCTGGGCCATATTTGTGCCCAAAGCATACAAAGTGTCACAGCTGTGGATCCAATGTCCCCGGAAATGGTTCAAGCGTGCG GTGGTTCTTGGAATACACTTGTTGTGATGCTTGTGGAAGGTTGTTTGTGAAGGGAAATTATTGCCCTGTATGTTTGAAG GTTTATAGAGAATCAGAATCGACGCCCATGGTCTGCTGTGATGTTTGCCAGCGCTGGGTGCACTGCGAGTGTGATGGCATCAG TGATGAAAAATATCTGCAGTTTCAAGTAGATGCAAATCTCCAGTATAAATGTGCAGCATGTCGTCGGGAGTGCTACCAG GTTACAGATCTTGAGGATGCTGTTCAAGAGCTTTGGAAGAGGAGAGACAGAACTGATCAAGACCTTATTGCTAGCTTGAGGGCTGCTGCAGGGCTGCCAACTCAAGAAGAAATATTCTCTATCTCTCCATATTCTGATGATGAGGAAAATGGTCCTGTGATGTTTAAAAAAGAACTTGTGCGTTCCCCGAAGTTCTCTCTCAAAGGGATAGCTGACAAGCCTCTGAAGAAGAACAGGGAATATGGAAAGGAGTCTTCAAGCAAAAAATATCTTAAGAAAAAGACATACCAGGCATCTTTAATTAGCAAAGGAGAGTCACAGCTGAGTTTTGAAGGGAATCAGGATATTCAATCTCAAGGATATAGTGCGAGTGAGTACAGGATCGATGAAGTTGCAATCCAGAGAGATGAAGGACAAAATATTACTTCTCCTGGTACTGAAACGTGTTCTACTAATCAGCCAGGGATTTTGAAAAACAAGCTGGTAGATGAGGTGATGGTTAGTGATGAAGATAGAAAATCTCGTGtacttaaaattaaaagtaacaaGCCACTTGATTTAGATAGTGGAGATGATAAACATGATAGCAAGTCAAATACTTTAAAAGCAAAGAAGTTAGTCATAAATCTAGGTTCACGAAAAATAAATGTTACCAACTCCCCAAAGCCTGATGCTTCAAACTGTCAAAGAGAACGGGATGTGATTTCTTACAATG GTGTTCAAGATGCAAATCAACAGAGTTACAAGTTTATGCTGGATACGCATGACAATACTGCTAAATCTGGTGATG GATACAAGGTTTATCAGTCCAAGTCAAGAAGGGTGAAAATTGCGGGAAAAGAAGGGAATGTGATAAAGTTTGGAAATATTAAGCCAGAATCTCCTGAATTGGGGCCCAAAGTCGGTGCAGCAAGCAGTTCTGATGGATATGAAATTGGCCCTCTTGAACAGCCACGAGTTGCATCTGGAAAAGGAAGCATTGATGTAACTAGGCTTGATGCTGCACCGTCAGGTGAGGCGTCCATCCTAAGAGGGGGCAAGGTGATGTTGAGAAAGTGGTTGGAAGACAGGGCTGATACGAATGGTGAAAGTAATGAAGATTTTGGTCACACACCTGTCTTGAAATCTTTTCCAAAAGATTCCAAACTGTCTCTCAAGTTTAAATTGAAGAAACCTGATCTTGAGAATCAGAATTCTAAGGTTCATCCGGTGGAAGAAAAAAGTTCTATAAAGGGCCAAAGGTCAAAAAGGCAGAGACCATCAACCTTTGTGGAAAAATCGTTGTTTAATGTAGATGAAGATCTTGATGTCACACACACGCATCAAAACAGCATAATGGATGGCATGATGGATGCTAATTGGATATTAAAGAAGTTGGGTAAAGATGCAATTGGAAAGAAAGTTGAAATTCATCACGCCTCTGACAATTCATG GCATAAGGGAGCTGTTCATGACATCATTGAAGACACATCCACAGTATCTGTGATGCTAGATGATGGTAGAGTAAAAAGCTTGGAACTTGGGAAGCAAGGCATTCGTTTTGTTCttcaaaaacaaaagagaagCAAATTTTGA
- the LOC107937445 gene encoding uncharacterized protein isoform X1, with amino-acid sequence MVTIYIFHTLCHYISFLNLFLTRSRCINAYVFSLFFCSRRICFCSLGFPRNLHSPDSKHDFLQELIRVEAFLKDPLGVTVSRERTVQVRVPKVTPVPAGDGGDGVDAVEDSASVLAAQSKRLVLQRKAAAEVYARKVELGDIAVASIDSALQEQGQSNKNVTCHMCFSGENEGSERARRMLACRNCGKKYHRSCLKSWVQHRDLIHWSSWTCPYCRTCEVCRSTGDPTKLMFCKRCDDAYHCYCQHPSHKNVTSGPYLCPKHTKCHSCGSNVPGNGSSVRWFLEYTCCDACGRLFVKGNYCPVCLKVYRESESTPMVCCDVCQRWVHCECDGISDEKYLQFQVDANLQYKCAACRRECYQVTDLEDAVQELWKRRDRTDQDLIASLRAAAGLPTQEEIFSISPYSDDEENGPVMFKKELVRSPKFSLKGIADKPLKKNREYGKESSSKKYLKKKTYQASLISKGESQLSFEGNQDIQSQGYSASEYRIDEVAIQRDEGQNITSPGTETCSTNQPGILKNKLVDEVMVSDEDRKSRVLKIKSNKPLDLDSGDDKHDSKSNTLKAKKLVINLGSRKINVTNSPKPDASNCQRERDVISYNGVQDANQQSYKFMLDTHDNTAKSGDGYKVYQSKSRRVKIAGKEGNVIKFGNIKPESPELGPKVGAASSSDGYEIGPLEQPRVASGKGSIDVTRLDAAPSGEASILRGGKVMLRKWLEDRADTNGESNEDFGHTPVLKSFPKDSKLSLKFKLKKPDLENQNSKVHPVEEKSSIKGQRSKRQRPSTFVEKSLFNVDEDLDVTHTHQNSIMDGMMDANWILKKLGKDAIGKKVEIHHASDNSWHKGAVHDIIEDTSTVSVMLDDGRVKSLELGKQGIRFVLQKQKRSKF; translated from the exons ATGGttacaatatatatttttcatacacTTTGCCATTATATCTCCTTTTTGAACTTGTTTTTAACGCGCTCTCGTTGTATTAATGCATatgttttctctttgtttttttgtAGTCGGCGAATTTGCTTTTGTTCGCTAGGGTTTCCTCGGAATCTCCATTCTCCCGATTCCAAGCATGACTTCTTGCAGGAACTGATTCGGGTAGAGGCGTTTTTGAAAGATCCATTGGGCGTTACGGTTTCTCGAGAAAGGACTGTGCAGGTTCGCGTACCGAAAGTAACGCCGGTTCCGGCTGGGGATGGAGGAGATGGCGTTGATGCCGTGGAGGATTCGGCCTCGGTTTTGGCGGCTCAGTCAAAGCGGCTCGTGCTTCAGAGAAAAGCTGCTGCTGAGGTTTATGCTAGGAAGGTTGAGCTGGGTGATATTGCG GTTGCATCAATAGATTCTGCTCTACAAGAGCAAGGCCAGTCAAACAAAAATGTAACTTGTCACATGTGCTTTTCGGGTGAAAATGAAGGAAGTGAGAGGGCAAGAAGGATGCTCGCATGTCGAAATTGTGGCAAGAAGTACCATAGAAGCTGCTTGAAATCTTGGGTTCAACATAGAG ATTTGATTCATTGGAGTTCCTGGACTTGCCCCTATTGTCGAACCTGTGAG GTGTGCCGAAGTACTGGAGATCCAACTAAGCTCATGTTTTGCAAAAGGTGTGATGATGCATACCATTGCTATTGTCAACATCCATCACACAAG AATGTTACCTCTGGGCCATATTTGTGCCCAAAGCATACAAAGTGTCACAGCTGTGGATCCAATGTCCCCGGAAATGGTTCAAGCGTGCG GTGGTTCTTGGAATACACTTGTTGTGATGCTTGTGGAAGGTTGTTTGTGAAGGGAAATTATTGCCCTGTATGTTTGAAG GTTTATAGAGAATCAGAATCGACGCCCATGGTCTGCTGTGATGTTTGCCAGCGCTGGGTGCACTGCGAGTGTGATGGCATCAG TGATGAAAAATATCTGCAGTTTCAAGTAGATGCAAATCTCCAGTATAAATGTGCAGCATGTCGTCGGGAGTGCTACCAG GTTACAGATCTTGAGGATGCTGTTCAAGAGCTTTGGAAGAGGAGAGACAGAACTGATCAAGACCTTATTGCTAGCTTGAGGGCTGCTGCAGGGCTGCCAACTCAAGAAGAAATATTCTCTATCTCTCCATATTCTGATGATGAGGAAAATGGTCCTGTGATGTTTAAAAAAGAACTTGTGCGTTCCCCGAAGTTCTCTCTCAAAGGGATAGCTGACAAGCCTCTGAAGAAGAACAGGGAATATGGAAAGGAGTCTTCAAGCAAAAAATATCTTAAGAAAAAGACATACCAGGCATCTTTAATTAGCAAAGGAGAGTCACAGCTGAGTTTTGAAGGGAATCAGGATATTCAATCTCAAGGATATAGTGCGAGTGAGTACAGGATCGATGAAGTTGCAATCCAGAGAGATGAAGGACAAAATATTACTTCTCCTGGTACTGAAACGTGTTCTACTAATCAGCCAGGGATTTTGAAAAACAAGCTGGTAGATGAGGTGATGGTTAGTGATGAAGATAGAAAATCTCGTGtacttaaaattaaaagtaacaaGCCACTTGATTTAGATAGTGGAGATGATAAACATGATAGCAAGTCAAATACTTTAAAAGCAAAGAAGTTAGTCATAAATCTAGGTTCACGAAAAATAAATGTTACCAACTCCCCAAAGCCTGATGCTTCAAACTGTCAAAGAGAACGGGATGTGATTTCTTACAATG GTGTTCAAGATGCAAATCAACAGAGTTACAAGTTTATGCTGGATACGCATGACAATACTGCTAAATCTGGTGATG GATACAAGGTTTATCAGTCCAAGTCAAGAAGGGTGAAAATTGCGGGAAAAGAAGGGAATGTGATAAAGTTTGGAAATATTAAGCCAGAATCTCCTGAATTGGGGCCCAAAGTCGGTGCAGCAAGCAGTTCTGATGGATATGAAATTGGCCCTCTTGAACAGCCACGAGTTGCATCTGGAAAAGGAAGCATTGATGTAACTAGGCTTGATGCTGCACCGTCAGGTGAGGCGTCCATCCTAAGAGGGGGCAAGGTGATGTTGAGAAAGTGGTTGGAAGACAGGGCTGATACGAATGGTGAAAGTAATGAAGATTTTGGTCACACACCTGTCTTGAAATCTTTTCCAAAAGATTCCAAACTGTCTCTCAAGTTTAAATTGAAGAAACCTGATCTTGAGAATCAGAATTCTAAGGTTCATCCGGTGGAAGAAAAAAGTTCTATAAAGGGCCAAAGGTCAAAAAGGCAGAGACCATCAACCTTTGTGGAAAAATCGTTGTTTAATGTAGATGAAGATCTTGATGTCACACACACGCATCAAAACAGCATAATGGATGGCATGATGGATGCTAATTGGATATTAAAGAAGTTGGGTAAAGATGCAATTGGAAAGAAAGTTGAAATTCATCACGCCTCTGACAATTCATG GCATAAGGGAGCTGTTCATGACATCATTGAAGACACATCCACAGTATCTGTGATGCTAGATGATGGTAGAGTAAAAAGCTTGGAACTTGGGAAGCAAGGCATTCGTTTTGTTCttcaaaaacaaaagagaagCAAATTTTGA